GCGGCGCACCCCGAAGAGCTCTGTGCCCTTGAGTCGCAACTGCGCGAGCTTGACCCGAGGGAGCGCCGGGGAGCCGGCTCGCTGGAGCAGGCGCGCTCGATGGAGGCCAGGATCGCGGGACCAACCGTGCGCGCCCTTCCCACAGGAGTGGGCCTTGCGGCAGCAAGCACGGGAACAGCGCTGGCAATCGAACGCATGCAGCCCCGTGTCATGATCCTGGTTGGCAGCTGCGGTGCCTATCCCACAACCTCGGGGCTCCGGGTGGGTGATCTCGTGCAGGCGGAGCGGGTCTTGCTCGCCGACCTCGCCGTGGCACGAGGCGAGGCAGCGCTCGTCGCCGCCACGGACCAAGTGCTGGGGACGGATTCGGCCTTGCGGAAGACCCTTGGCGAGCACGGAGCAAGCCGTAGCGTTTGGGTCGCCAATACGCTGGGCATCACGACTAGCGACTCCGCAGCCCAGCTGCTAGGGGCGACGACGGGGTGCGCGGTCGAAAACCTCGAGGCGTTTGGTGTCGCCCTGGCCGCAGCTGCCGCATCCATCCCGTGCGCCGTGGTACTGGGGGTCACCAATGTCGTCGGATCGGAAGCTCGCCCCCAGTGGCGGCAACACCGCGAGCAGGCCGCCTTCAAGACCGCCCGCCTTGTCTGCACCTGGCTGGAGCATGGCGCCAGGAAATGGCTCGACGCCGGCCCAGGTGCCGTGTCCCAACAGCACCGATCCGGATAGGACACCGATTCCCGTAAACCGCGCAGGGCCGAGGACGAAAGCGGCTATGGCGCCATTCTCGACGGGAACCAGTGCCGCTTGCCAGGGATTGTGATCGATTGGCGTCGAGGGCTGTCGGCCGCTGGCAAGGCGCACCGACGATGACTGCGGTTCATTCGATGCTGTGCAGCGCATATTCGAGGAGGTGCAACACCGCCAGCGGCCGCCAGAGCCGGCGGGAATCCATCATAACCCCTGGCAAGCGGTACTAGCCGAGTCTGCGATCGATCTGCACCGCCAGCTCAGCAAAGGTCTTCACATCACGCAGCTCGTAGTCGGGAATCTCGACGTCAAAGGCGAGCTCCAGCTCGCTCAGCAGCTCGAGTACCTGTACGCTGTCGATACCAAGGGCATCGAAGACGTCATCATCCGGCGCCAAGGAGGCCGGCTCACGCCCGAAGCGCTCCGCCGCCAGACCGATGATGCGCTCCGCGGTTTCGGTCACACGCCGTACCTACCACAGACCCGCACCGATCTGCACATTGCTATAGCGCGGCGCGATGTCGGCGGCGACCCCGATCTTGATGCGAAACACCCAGATGTCGATGATCCGGAGGTCCGCGCCCCCCGTGAGGTGGTAGCGGCCAACCACGCTGCCTGTGGTTCGATCGGGATCGGTGTAGCTGCCCCCGCGCACCCGCAGGCGGTCAGGGATCATCTCGGCCTCGACTCCGGCGTGCAGCCCGAAGGACAGCGCCTCGCCCGAGCGCCGGTACCCTGGCGGCATCGGCCCACTGCCGGCCAGATAGCTTTCCAGGTTGATAGCGTCCGAGCTTGGTCCCGCCATCATGAGGTCAAAGCTGAAAAGCAGATAGCGGCTGTCTCGTACTCGACGCCGCACGCCCTCGTCCCAATCCCCGATGGGAGCGTTGCGGGCGCGGCCAGCCGAGGTGACCTCGTAGCTGATCCCGATACCCGCCTCCCACGGGAACTTCACCTCGCCGGGAGCCGGCTGCGTCACGCCGTACACCGAAGGAAAGCCGACACTCGCCAGGCTCGGCTCGGCGCTCGATGGCAGACGAAAACGCCCGCCCAGCCTCCAGTTGTGCGTGACCGGCCTGTACAGGACCCCGAGATCGATGAACATGGCGTTGTAGTCGATGCCCTCCTGGGGCAGCGCGAGCCGGCCCATCTGGACTGCGATCGGGGTACCCGCACGTCCGTGTTTCAGGTTCAGGGTGCGAATGCCTGCGCCCGCGCCAAACACGATGGTTCCGCGCCCAAGGGACACGCCGGCCGAAGCGCCCAGCTCTCGATCGGTAGCCGAAACCGCGTTGCCGTTGTCCACGCTTACCGTCTGAGTCCGGGCCAAGAAGACGGGCCCCAGAGCCAGGCCGCCAAACGCCAGGCGCAGACCGGCCAGGTAGCTCCGAAGCTCGGAAGAGTCACCCACGACCACGCCGTCGTTGTCGTAATCAACGTTTCCAATGGGAGTCAGCATGAGGTCGAGTGAGAGACTCGGATGAAACCAGGTAGTCTGGTCGTAGGAGCGGTTGGCGATCGAGGCGGGATTGCGGTAGTAGCCGTCGACCCCTTCCGCCACCGAGGTGTAGGCTCCTCCCATCCCCGTGACGCGCGACGAGGTCTGCAGGGGTCCACGATGCAGGTCCAGGATCGGCCCTGGCTGCGCAGACGCCTGTGGCGGACCCACAAGGCAGCACCAGGTGGCCACGGTGATTCCCATCCATATCCATATCCATCTCCGGGCCGCGCTGATGCGCCGCCACGCTCGCGTAGCGAGCACGTGACCCGGAACGGAGTTTGGGGTCAACCGGCAACAGTCACCTGCAAGTCTCGTCATGGCGTACCTGTACAACGCTTGTTCCAGAGGGCGTAGGTCGGTACGGGGTCGGGCGCCAGCGGCCGGCCGGAACACCCAGCCCTCGGGGACGCCCTGGATCCGTACTCCTTTTCGTAGCTTAGCCTCGACGCGACACTGCTGGTAGGCTAAGGTCCTGCGCCGTTGGTCGCAGGGCGGCCGCTCATCTCGTGGCTGTAGCTGCGGGGCACGGCCAGGAGTCGCCGGACAGCGCTAGCGGCGAGCAGCACTGGTAAGCCGGACCCAGGCGCTCGAGCAAGACGGCGCTCAAGCAAGACAGCGCTCAAGCAAGACAGCGCTCAAGCAAGGACAGCTTGTGGCTAGAAAACGAAGAAACTTCGAAAAGAACTCCGATCGAGATGACCATGTCAAGGTGGACGGCGTGGTCCTCAACGTGTTCGCGGGTGGGCAGTTCGAGGTCGAGACGGATACCGGCGCAGTGGTCAGGGCGCAGCTCTGCGGTCGCATGCGCAAATTCCGCATTCGCGTGATCCTGGGGGACCGGGTCACGGTTGCGCTGTCTCCCTACGACCTGACCCATGGAATGATCGTCTTTCGGGCCAAGTAACGGCTCCGGCTAGCGCTGCGACTTGAGAAAGCCCAGCAGCTCCGAATCGGTCGACAAGACGACATCGGTGTCCGCATCCACGATGGTTCGGTACGAATCGAGCGTCTTCAGAAAGGCGTACAGGCCCGGGCTCTTGTCGTAGGCGTTGGCGTAGATGCGCGCGGCTTCGGCGTCCGCGAGACCCCGAACCTCTTCAGCCTTGCGATACGCCTCGGACTCTATCTTGAGCCGTTCGCGCTCGATTCTGCCGCTGATCTCCGCGCTCTTGCCCTGCCCTTCGGAGCGGTGACGCTGAGCGATGCGCTTGCGCTCCGAGATCATGCGCTCGAACACTTTCTGCTGCACGCTCTCGACGTAGTTCACGCGCTTGATCTTGATATCGGCGATCTCGATGCCGTAACCGGGTACGACGGCCGCAACCTTCTCGATGACCAGCCGCGTGAGCTTCTCACGCCCGAGCTCGGGTACGAACGCGACCTGTTCCATCGTGCGATCCTGAGCCTCGTCCCCAAACTCGAAGTTGCGATCGCTGCTGCGCACTATCTCTATCAACGCGTGGTTGGCGATCACATTGCGAATCTCGCCGTCGATGATGTCGTCGAGACGCGATTGAGCGCTCGCTTCGTCGCGCAGACGCTCGTAAAACTGGATTGGATCCGTCACGCGCCAGCGCGCGTAGGTGTCGATCCAGATGTACTTCTTGTCCTTCGTCGGTATCTCGTTCGGATCGCCGTCCCAATCCAGCCAGCGCTTGTCGAACCGATGCACGTCGTGGACCATGGGCAGCTTGAAGTGCAAGCCAGGATCCTTGACCGCTTCGCCGAAGATCCTGCCGAACTGGGTGATCACAACCTGTTCGGTCTCCTTGATCGTGTAGGTCGCTCCGCCGGCCACGAACAGCACAGCGAGAGCCAGCACGGTCAGCAGCATGGGCTTGGCGCTCATGGCAGGGTTCCCTTTGCTGAGGCACCGGGCGCGTGCAGTGGAAGCAGCGGCACCAGGCCCTTGATCTTGTCATCGATGAAGACCCTGCGCCTAGCCTTGGGCAGCACTTCGCTCATGGCTTCCAGGTACAGGCGCGCGCGCGTTACCTCGGGGGCCTTTGCAAACTCCTGCTGAACCGCGGAAAAGCGCTTGGCGTCACCCCTGGCTCGATTGACCCGCTGAGTGGCGTAACCCTGCGCGGACTGGATCTCTTGCTCGGCCTTGCCGCGAGCCTCGGGAATGATCGAGTTGTATCGGGCCCATGCCTGGTTGATGGCCCGCTCGCGCTCCTGAATCGCTTGGTTGACCTCGTTGAACGACTCGCGCACGGGCTCGGGAGGATTGACGTCCTGCAGCACCAGCTGCAAGACCTCGATCCCAATATCGTAGCGGTCGCACAAGGCCTGCAGAGCGCCCTTGGCCTCGATCTGAATCGACTCCCGGCCCACCGTAAGCACTTCGGTTACGCTGCGATCGCCCACAGTCTGACGCATCACGGCCTCGCTCATGTCCCTGAAAGTACCCCTTACATCGCGGACCCGGAACACGAACTTGTACGCGTCCTTGATCTTGTATTGCACGATCCACTCTACGTCGGCCACGTTCAGGTCTCCCGTCAACATGCGCGACTCCCGTGCCCCTTCCCCCTGGCCACCGTAGACAGTGCGGACGCCCGCCCGCACCGTACGAAAGCCGAACTCCTCCTTGAGCTGACGCTGCACCGGCACCCGGATCAGCTGCTCGGCGCCGAACGGCAGCTTGAAATGGGGACCCGGCTGACTTGTGCGCACGTACCTTCCAAAACGCGTGATGAGGCCTACCTGCTCTGGCTCGATTTGGTAGTAGCTGCTGAGAGCGGCCGCAAAGGTGAGCAGCCCCAAGACCAGGCGCACTACATTGCGCGTCGCCATCCGTCGCAGGCGTCCGCCAGGGCCCGTATCGCCCAGACTATCGCTATTGCCGTTCCCACCGTAAGCGGCCATGGGTTCCTCACCTATTCTATCGGTGCCCGAATTGCTCCAGGATGCTTGAGCCTACCCCACCCGCACAGCGCCTTTGCTGTCTAGTACCACGGATCACAAGTCCGTGGACTCCTTGCCGATTCAGGCACAACAGCCCAAAAACTCGGATCGAGCTTCCGGGCCGTTGTACTAGCAGCGCACCTCGGGTCGTGTCCACCGAGCAGGTTGCTACGAAAAGCGGCTTGACGCGCTAGCCGCCAGCACCCACAAAGAAGAGCCATGTCCCGAACAGTCAAGTGCGTGAAGCTGGAACGGGAGCTACCCGGCCTGGACAAACCGCCTTTCAAGGGCGACCTGGGGCAGCGCGTGTTCGAGCAGGTATCGAAGGAAGGCTGGAAGCTCTGGATCGGACACTCCACCATGCTCATCAACGAGTACCGTCTGGAGGCGGGCACGCCGGAAGCCGTGAAGATCTGGATGACCGAGCTCGAGAAGTTCTTCTTTGGTGAGGGCTCTGCGTTGCCGCAGGAGTATGTCCCTCCGGATTCAGACCCAAAACCTGGATCCTAGGATTCAAGATTTGGGATTCTAGCGTTTGAGCTTGGCGGCCAGCCAGGCTTCGATCCCCCACACCAAATCACCGTCGCGGTACAGCGTCACCCGATCCCAGTCGGTGAACGACGCGTGCTCTCCGAACGAGTAATCATCCTTCTCGTTGAACGGACCTCGATCCAGCCTGACGATGCGCCCGCGGATATCGCCGGTCGCTTGTCCAGGAGCGAGCACACCCGCGGCTCGTGCGAAGCCGAGCTCGATGAACTCGTCGGCGCCCCGAACCGGATGCCGAATGGGCACGAAGCGGGCACGCACGTTATCGCAGCCGAACTCGGCCGCTTCGCAGCGGTAGCGGAGCCTGCCCCCGCCCGCGCGCGTGTACCAATAGCGAAGCGTCAAATCGCTGAGGCGCACTGGTCTGCTGCCGACGTTTACGATCCGGAAATGGGGCGCGATTCGGTCGTCGCCCGTCCGATCGTCCCCCGCCCGATATTGCACCTTTAGCCCGTGCCGGGGTTTCGAGGTCAGGCGCTCGAGCTGCCGCGCGCGGGAGCGCCGTTCGCCGGAACGCTCGCCGGAACCTTGTGGGTCGTGCGGGAGCGCTCCGAGGGCTCTCAGCGCTGCTGTCGCGGTCTCACGCTCGCAGGAATAGCAGTCGCCCAAGCCGAGAAAGCCGCAGCCTCTCCAGGAAGCCTCGTGGATGCGCATCAGCGCGGGAGCCACCGCACTGTCCTCGTCGTCCACCATCCTATGGATGACCTGGCGTCGCTCGCTGCACGTGCTCGCCCTCTCGAGAGCGATGACTCGGCGCACGTAGCGAGGCAAGCTGCTCTCTTGCTGCTGCGCCACAATCCTGGCGGCGGCGGCGCGGCGGGAGCGAGCACTGTGCCCGGTCATCAGCTCCTGGACGTCGGCTCTACGCTCCTGCGCGGAAGCGTGATCGCGCGCACGAGCGCTCTGCCCGCCGGTCGCCTTCACAGCGGAGGGACGCACGGACCGCGGTGCCGATGTCTTGCCGCCGGCGAGGGGGTTGCGCGGCGCCGGAGACTTGCGCTGCACTTCCCTTGCTGCAGCCCGGAAGTTCGAGCGAGAGCCAGGCTTACCTGGAGGCGGCTCCGCACCCCCGGGGGGCGGCGACACCCGCGCCTGCGTGGTCGTCGCCTTCCCATCGCCGCCCGTGAGCGACACGATCCACACTGCCATCAGGAGCAGCGCTGCGGCCGCCCCCAGCAGTGCGCCGGTCTGGACGCGTGGGCGTGGCCAAGCCCTGGCGTTGCGCAGCCTCTGCAGCCGCGGCACGACATCGGCAACCGCCTGCACATGCCGGCGCAGTCGAGCCACGATCTGGCCACTCAGGGGAAGGCTGCCGGGCAGCGAGCTCGACCCGACACAAAGCCTGCGTAACGTGTCCCTCACCTGGCCGGGGCAATCGGGGCGCTGCTCGATGATGGGCGCACAAAGCGCGCTCACCAAGGCATCCAGTTCCCTAGGCACCGTAGGATCCCATTGGCGCAGCGAGGGCGTCCGCTCC
Above is a window of Pseudomonadota bacterium DNA encoding:
- the infA gene encoding translation initiation factor IF-1; its protein translation is MARKRRNFEKNSDRDDHVKVDGVVLNVFAGGQFEVETDTGAVVRAQLCGRMRKFRIRVILGDRVTVALSPYDLTHGMIVFRAK
- the hflK gene encoding FtsH protease activity modulator HflK, whose protein sequence is MATRNVVRLVLGLLTFAAALSSYYQIEPEQVGLITRFGRYVRTSQPGPHFKLPFGAEQLIRVPVQRQLKEEFGFRTVRAGVRTVYGGQGEGARESRMLTGDLNVADVEWIVQYKIKDAYKFVFRVRDVRGTFRDMSEAVMRQTVGDRSVTEVLTVGRESIQIEAKGALQALCDRYDIGIEVLQLVLQDVNPPEPVRESFNEVNQAIQERERAINQAWARYNSIIPEARGKAEQEIQSAQGYATQRVNRARGDAKRFSAVQQEFAKAPEVTRARLYLEAMSEVLPKARRRVFIDDKIKGLVPLLPLHAPGASAKGTLP
- a CDS encoding acyl carrier protein is translated as MTETAERIIGLAAERFGREPASLAPDDDVFDALGIDSVQVLELLSELELAFDVEIPDYELRDVKTFAELAVQIDRRLG
- the hflC gene encoding protease modulator HflC, with amino-acid sequence MSAKPMLLTVLALAVLFVAGGATYTIKETEQVVITQFGRIFGEAVKDPGLHFKLPMVHDVHRFDKRWLDWDGDPNEIPTKDKKYIWIDTYARWRVTDPIQFYERLRDEASAQSRLDDIIDGEIRNVIANHALIEIVRSSDRNFEFGDEAQDRTMEQVAFVPELGREKLTRLVIEKVAAVVPGYGIEIADIKIKRVNYVESVQQKVFERMISERKRIAQRHRSEGQGKSAEISGRIERERLKIESEAYRKAEEVRGLADAEAARIYANAYDKSPGLYAFLKTLDSYRTIVDADTDVVLSTDSELLGFLKSQR
- a CDS encoding protein kinase gives rise to the protein MRANGGSDPRLSASADPRAEDVEPGSERSAQRAVEAPEDRFAGERSGSGTAPARPARPEMAATEVDLKRRSPETAGESGNSSVGSWIGRVLDERYRVTELLGEGGMGAVFVAEHLKLRKQVALKLIRPDFAGNGEVAARFAREAMATARFEHPHVASAIDYGMLAEGGAYLVTQLVRGHSLRELLERDERLGWRRACEIGAQIADALAAAKTEGIVHRDLKPDNILIQTRDDGSDLVKILDFGIARFASVEQPHGQGPAAVQLTRVGTVVGTPGYMAPEQAVGDEVDHRADLYALGTLMWECIAGRRLWRAPDLTAQVAKQFKERTPSLRQWDPTVPRELDALVSALCAPIIEQRPDCPGQVRDTLRRLCVGSSSLPGSLPLSGQIVARLRRHVQAVADVVPRLQRLRNARAWPRPRVQTGALLGAAAALLLMAVWIVSLTGGDGKATTTQARVSPPPGGAEPPPGKPGSRSNFRAAAREVQRKSPAPRNPLAGGKTSAPRSVRPSAVKATGGQSARARDHASAQERRADVQELMTGHSARSRRAAAARIVAQQQESSLPRYVRRVIALERASTCSERRQVIHRMVDDEDSAVAPALMRIHEASWRGCGFLGLGDCYSCERETATAALRALGALPHDPQGSGERSGERRSRARQLERLTSKPRHGLKVQYRAGDDRTGDDRIAPHFRIVNVGSRPVRLSDLTLRYWYTRAGGGRLRYRCEAAEFGCDNVRARFVPIRHPVRGADEFIELGFARAAGVLAPGQATGDIRGRIVRLDRGPFNEKDDYSFGEHASFTDWDRVTLYRDGDLVWGIEAWLAAKLKR
- a CDS encoding oxidative damage protection protein, producing the protein MSRTVKCVKLERELPGLDKPPFKGDLGQRVFEQVSKEGWKLWIGHSTMLINEYRLEAGTPEAVKIWMTELEKFFFGEGSALPQEYVPPDSDPKPGS